Proteins found in one Pseudomonas mosselii genomic segment:
- a CDS encoding glutamine synthetase family protein, with protein sequence MNAPFDQLSTWLKEHRITEVECVISDLTGIARGKIAPTAKFLHERGMRLPESVLLQTVTGDYVDDDIYYSLLDAADIDMVCRPDPTAVYQIPWAIEPTAIVIHDTFDKQGNPIELSPRNVLKKVLKLYADKGWQPIVAPEMEFYLTQRCEDPDLPLQVPLGRSGRAESGRQSFSIDAANEFDPLFEDVYDWCEIQGLDLDTLIHEDGPAQMEINFRHGDALDLADQITVFKRTMREAALKHNVTATFMAKPITDEPGSAMHLHQSVVDIATGKPIFANDDGSMSELFLHHIGGLQKYIPKLLPMFAPNVNSFRRFLPDTSAPVNVEWGEENRTAGLRVPTSSPEAMRVENRLPGADANPYLAIAASLLCGYIGMVEKLEPSAPVQGRAYERRNLRLPITIEDALQHMEDCEKVQQYLGQQFVQGYVAVKRAEHENFKRVISSWEREFLLLSV encoded by the coding sequence ATGAACGCCCCCTTCGATCAGCTGTCCACCTGGCTGAAAGAACACCGGATCACCGAAGTCGAATGCGTGATCAGCGACCTGACCGGCATCGCCCGCGGCAAGATCGCCCCGACCGCCAAGTTCCTCCACGAGCGCGGCATGCGCCTGCCGGAGAGCGTGCTGCTGCAGACCGTCACCGGCGACTACGTCGACGACGACATCTATTACAGCCTGCTCGACGCCGCCGACATCGACATGGTCTGCCGCCCCGATCCCACGGCGGTGTACCAGATCCCGTGGGCCATCGAACCGACCGCGATCGTCATCCACGACACCTTCGACAAGCAGGGAAACCCCATCGAGCTGTCGCCGCGCAACGTGCTGAAGAAGGTCCTCAAGCTGTATGCCGACAAGGGCTGGCAACCGATCGTCGCGCCGGAGATGGAGTTCTACCTGACCCAGCGCTGCGAAGACCCGGACTTGCCTTTGCAGGTGCCGCTGGGCCGCTCGGGTCGCGCCGAGAGTGGCCGCCAGTCATTCTCCATCGATGCCGCCAACGAATTCGACCCGTTGTTCGAGGACGTCTACGACTGGTGCGAAATCCAGGGCCTGGACCTGGACACGCTGATCCACGAGGACGGCCCGGCGCAAATGGAGATCAACTTCCGACACGGCGACGCCCTGGACCTGGCCGACCAGATCACCGTGTTCAAACGCACGATGCGCGAGGCGGCGCTCAAGCACAACGTCACCGCCACCTTCATGGCCAAGCCGATCACCGACGAGCCGGGCAGCGCCATGCACCTGCACCAGAGCGTGGTCGACATCGCCACCGGCAAGCCGATCTTCGCCAATGACGACGGCAGCATGAGCGAGCTGTTCCTGCACCATATCGGCGGCCTGCAAAAATACATTCCCAAGCTGCTGCCGATGTTCGCGCCGAACGTCAACTCGTTCCGTCGTTTCCTGCCCGACACCTCGGCGCCGGTGAACGTCGAGTGGGGCGAGGAAAACCGCACCGCCGGGCTGCGCGTGCCGACCTCCAGCCCCGAAGCGATGCGCGTGGAGAACCGCCTGCCGGGCGCCGACGCCAACCCCTACCTGGCCATCGCCGCGAGCCTGTTGTGCGGCTATATCGGCATGGTCGAAAAACTCGAGCCCAGCGCCCCGGTGCAGGGCCGCGCCTACGAGCGACGCAATCTGCGCCTGCCGATCACCATCGAAGATGCGCTGCAGCACATGGAAGACTGCGAAAAGGTCCAGCAGTACCTGGGGCAGCAGTTCGTCCAGGGCTATGTTGCGGTCAAGCGTGCCGAGCATGAGAACTTCAAGCGCGTCATCAGCTCGTGGGAGCGGGAGTTCCTGCTGCTCAGCGTGTGA
- a CDS encoding universal stress protein: MSQFKRLLVMLGPQMRHTPALQRAAALAESSGALLDLNVFVDDVDTFGLMSDGRERERLLEDNRQWLADEAEQLRNAGLDVSTELLLTRDPLGSLLEQVERLGCDLLVKDVQHEPILKRLLVTPLDWQLLKDSPVAVHLVSDIRLPLPRQIAAAVDLNSHGTGEHLDDQVIRSAHALALQCDAELHLLHVCDAARTHIADFGAGTVTMPGFDTSVRTAQRTAFNRLGDHYQIDLERRHFLEGPAVKAITQYIADHRVDVIVMGNHRHDALQAFLGGTTAHVLEHPLCNVLAIKAVR, translated from the coding sequence ATGAGCCAGTTCAAGCGATTGTTGGTCATGCTCGGCCCGCAGATGCGCCATACGCCTGCCCTGCAGCGCGCCGCGGCGCTGGCCGAATCCAGCGGGGCCCTGCTGGATCTCAACGTCTTCGTCGACGATGTCGACACCTTCGGCCTGATGAGCGACGGCCGCGAACGCGAACGCTTGCTCGAGGACAACCGCCAGTGGCTGGCTGACGAGGCCGAGCAACTGCGCAATGCCGGCCTGGATGTCTCCACCGAACTGCTGTTGACCCGCGACCCGTTGGGCAGCCTGCTGGAGCAGGTCGAGCGCCTGGGCTGCGACCTGCTGGTCAAGGACGTGCAGCATGAACCCATCCTCAAGCGCCTGCTGGTGACACCGCTGGACTGGCAACTGCTCAAGGACAGCCCGGTGGCGGTGCACCTGGTCAGCGATATCCGCTTGCCCCTGCCCCGACAGATCGCCGCGGCGGTCGACCTCAACAGCCATGGCACGGGCGAACACCTGGACGACCAGGTGATCCGTAGCGCCCACGCCCTGGCCCTGCAGTGCGACGCCGAGCTGCACCTGTTGCACGTATGCGATGCGGCCAGGACCCATATCGCCGATTTCGGCGCCGGGACCGTGACCATGCCAGGTTTCGACACCAGCGTGCGCACGGCCCAGCGCACGGCGTTCAACCGCCTGGGCGACCACTACCAGATCGACCTGGAGCGCCGCCACTTCCTCGAAGGACCGGCGGTCAAGGCGATCACCCAGTACATCGCCGACCACCGGGTGGATGTGATCGTCATGGGCAACCATCGGCACGATGCCTTGCAGGCATTTCTCGGCGGCACCACGGCGCATGTGCTGGAGCACCCGCTGTGCAATGTGCTGGCGATCAAGGCCGTGCGTTAA
- a CDS encoding helix-turn-helix domain-containing protein, with product MTTPTALQVQDYRTTDVTEQTRATPGWQQQYRQMSPGHFNGQLRWLGLDGVEVYEERLNTRVEQFFRAPSGALAFCFDRSENSLYLLNEDSRNIWITPENYQEVAVVFEQPFLASHGLDLERLRGLFMVPLSCQQNALFGNWLSATLTRLGQADCPLEGGALGEQLLEDCLFILDNAGQHLQGDALGRRDEERAIMRRVSEWAADCPDETLNLLQLAKVAGVSVRQLQQAFKGFTNLPPAQWLRLRRLNGARRDLLVGDATVAEVAMRWSFWHLGRFSESYRQLFHELPSETLRRGRG from the coding sequence GTGACAACGCCAACCGCCTTGCAGGTCCAGGATTACCGCACCACCGATGTGACCGAACAGACCCGCGCCACCCCTGGCTGGCAGCAGCAATACCGGCAGATGTCCCCCGGGCATTTCAACGGTCAGTTGCGCTGGCTTGGCCTCGATGGCGTGGAGGTGTACGAGGAGCGCCTGAATACCCGGGTCGAGCAGTTCTTTCGCGCGCCCAGCGGCGCCCTGGCGTTCTGCTTCGACCGCAGCGAAAACAGCCTCTATCTACTCAACGAAGACAGCCGCAATATCTGGATCACCCCGGAGAACTACCAGGAGGTGGCGGTGGTGTTCGAGCAGCCGTTTTTGGCCAGCCATGGCCTCGACCTGGAACGCCTGCGCGGCTTGTTCATGGTGCCACTGAGCTGCCAGCAAAATGCTTTGTTCGGCAACTGGCTGAGCGCCACGCTGACCCGCTTGGGCCAGGCCGATTGCCCGCTGGAAGGCGGGGCGTTGGGCGAGCAGTTGCTGGAGGACTGCCTGTTCATCCTCGACAACGCCGGGCAGCATCTGCAGGGGGATGCGTTGGGGCGGCGCGACGAGGAACGGGCGATCATGCGTCGGGTCAGCGAGTGGGCCGCCGACTGCCCCGACGAAACCCTCAATCTGCTGCAGTTGGCCAAGGTTGCCGGTGTTTCCGTGCGTCAGTTGCAGCAAGCCTTCAAGGGTTTCACCAACCTGCCACCGGCGCAGTGGTTGCGCCTGCGTCGTCTGAACGGCGCGCGGCGTGACCTGCTGGTGGGGGACGCGACCGTTGCCGAGGTGGCGATGCGTTGGTCGTTCTGGCACCTGGGGCGGTTTTCCGAAAGCTACCGGCAGCTGTTTCACGAACTGCCCAGTGAGACGCTTCGGCGCGGCAGGGGTTGA
- a CDS encoding peptidase U32 family protein, which translates to MSLPKHHLELLSPARDVSIAREAILHGADAIYIGGPSFGARHNACNEVSDIAELVEFARRYHARVFTTINTILHDNELEPARKLIHQLYDAGVDALIVQDLGVMELDIPPIELHASTQTDIRTLERAKFLDQAGFSQLVLARELNLQQIRAIAAETDAAIEFFIHGALCVAFSGQCNISHAQTGRSANRGDCSQACRLPYTLKDDQGRVVAFEKHLLSMKDNNQTANLRDLVDAGVRSFKIEGRYKDVAYVKNITAHYRKELDAILEDRPELARASSGRTEHFFVPDPDKTFHRGSTDYFVSDRKIDIGAFDSPTFTGLPVGVVEKVGKRDLLVATDVPLTNGDGLNVLVKREVVGFRANIAELKSESEEDGQKRYRYRVEPNEMPEGLYKLRPNHPLSRNLDHNWQQALQRTSAERRVGVEWHAVLREQRLMLTLSSEEGVSVQVALDGPFGAANKPQQALDQLHDLLGQLGTTMYHATAIELDAPQAYFIPNSQLKALRREAIEALTEARVKAHPRGGRKAETTPPPVYPESHLSFLANVYNQKARDFYHRHGVQLIDAAYEAHEEHGEVPVMITKHCLRFSFNLCPKQAKGVTGVRTKVAPMQLIQGDEVLTLKFDCKPCEMHVIGKMKSHIIDLPTPGSAVAQVVGHISPEDLLKTIPRAPH; encoded by the coding sequence ATGTCCCTTCCAAAGCACCACCTGGAACTGCTCAGCCCTGCCCGTGACGTGAGCATCGCCCGCGAAGCGATCCTGCACGGCGCCGACGCCATCTACATCGGCGGCCCGAGCTTCGGCGCGCGCCACAACGCCTGCAACGAGGTCAGTGATATCGCCGAACTGGTGGAGTTCGCCCGGCGCTACCATGCCCGCGTATTTACCACCATCAACACCATCCTCCACGACAACGAGCTGGAGCCTGCGCGCAAGCTGATCCATCAGCTGTACGACGCCGGTGTCGATGCGCTGATCGTGCAGGACCTGGGGGTGATGGAGCTGGATATCCCGCCGATCGAGCTGCACGCCAGCACCCAGACCGACATCCGCACCCTGGAGCGGGCCAAGTTCCTCGACCAGGCCGGTTTCTCCCAGCTGGTGCTGGCCCGCGAGCTGAACCTGCAGCAGATCCGCGCCATCGCCGCCGAGACAGACGCGGCCATCGAGTTCTTCATCCACGGCGCGCTGTGCGTGGCCTTCTCCGGCCAGTGCAACATCTCCCACGCCCAGACCGGTCGCAGCGCCAACCGTGGCGACTGCTCCCAGGCCTGCCGCCTGCCGTATACCCTCAAGGACGACCAGGGCCGCGTGGTGGCCTTCGAGAAGCACCTGCTGTCGATGAAGGACAACAACCAGACCGCCAACCTGCGCGACCTGGTCGATGCCGGCGTGCGCTCGTTCAAGATCGAGGGCCGCTACAAGGACGTGGCCTACGTGAAGAACATCACCGCCCACTACCGCAAGGAGCTCGACGCCATCCTCGAGGACCGCCCCGAGCTGGCCCGCGCCTCGAGTGGGCGTACCGAACACTTCTTCGTGCCGGACCCGGACAAGACCTTCCACCGCGGCAGCACCGACTACTTCGTCAGTGATCGCAAGATCGACATCGGCGCCTTCGACTCGCCGACCTTCACCGGCCTGCCGGTCGGCGTGGTGGAGAAAGTCGGCAAACGCGACCTGCTGGTGGCCACCGATGTGCCGCTGACAAACGGCGACGGCCTCAATGTGCTGGTCAAGCGTGAAGTCGTGGGCTTTCGCGCCAACATCGCCGAACTCAAGAGCGAATCCGAGGAAGACGGCCAGAAGCGCTACCGCTACCGTGTCGAGCCCAACGAGATGCCCGAGGGCCTGTACAAGCTACGCCCCAACCACCCGCTGTCGCGCAACCTCGACCACAACTGGCAGCAGGCGCTGCAGCGCACCTCCGCCGAGCGTCGGGTGGGTGTCGAGTGGCATGCGGTACTGCGCGAACAGCGCCTGATGCTCACCCTCAGCAGTGAAGAGGGTGTCAGTGTGCAAGTGGCCCTGGACGGGCCGTTCGGTGCAGCCAACAAGCCACAGCAGGCCCTGGACCAACTGCACGACCTGCTCGGCCAGCTGGGGACCACGATGTACCACGCCACGGCCATCGAGCTCGATGCCCCGCAGGCTTACTTCATCCCCAACTCGCAGCTCAAGGCCCTGCGCCGCGAAGCCATCGAGGCGCTGACCGAAGCCCGGGTCAAGGCGCACCCGCGTGGCGGACGCAAGGCCGAGACCACGCCACCGCCGGTGTATCCGGAGTCGCACCTGTCGTTCCTGGCCAACGTCTACAACCAGAAGGCCCGCGACTTCTACCACCGCCACGGCGTGCAGCTGATCGACGCGGCCTACGAGGCCCATGAAGAGCACGGCGAAGTGCCGGTGATGATCACCAAGCACTGCCTGCGCTTCTCCTTCAACCTGTGCCCCAAGCAGGCCAAGGGCGTGACCGGCGTACGCACCAAGGTGGCGCCGATGCAGCTGATCCAGGGTGACGAGGTGCTGACCCTGAAGTTCGACTGCAAACCCTGCGAGATGCATGTGATCGGCAAGATGAAGAGCCACATCATCGACCTGCCGACCCCGGGCAGCGCAGTGGCCCAGGTGGTTGGGCACATCAGCCCGGAAGACCTGCTCAAGACCATCCCACGCGCGCCGCACTGA
- a CDS encoding acyloxyacyl hydrolase, with protein MKTRLATALVVAVLACAGANLAQAAQVSGAVGATSQGDMTYRIGLSFDWDKKWLESSTGHLTGYWDAAYTYWEGGEASGAHSLSFSPVFVYEFSGFTYTPFIEAGIGLAAFSKTDVGDQRLGSSVNFEDRIGFGLKLPAEQKIGIRAMHYSNAGLKQPNDGIESYSLFYSKAF; from the coding sequence ATGAAGACCCGTCTCGCCACAGCGTTGGTTGTCGCCGTATTGGCATGCGCTGGCGCCAATCTGGCCCAGGCCGCCCAAGTATCCGGTGCCGTGGGCGCCACTAGCCAGGGTGACATGACCTACCGTATCGGGTTGTCGTTCGACTGGGATAAGAAATGGCTGGAAAGCAGCACTGGTCACCTGACCGGTTACTGGGACGCGGCCTACACCTACTGGGAAGGCGGGGAGGCCAGCGGCGCCCACTCGCTGTCGTTCAGCCCGGTGTTCGTCTATGAATTCAGTGGCTTTACCTATACCCCGTTCATCGAGGCCGGTATCGGTCTGGCGGCATTCTCCAAGACCGACGTGGGGGACCAGCGCCTGGGGTCGTCGGTGAACTTCGAGGACCGGATCGGTTTCGGCCTGAAGCTGCCGGCGGAGCAGAAGATCGGCATTCGCGCCATGCATTATTCCAACGCCGGGTTGAAGCAGCCTAACGATGGGATCGAGTCGTACTCGCTGTTCTACAGCAAAGCCTTCTGA
- a CDS encoding aldehyde dehydrogenase family protein, with protein MSEISSLTHAISVDPYSGERIGHYAFDTDAALDAALQRAKAGYNQWRNVSLGQRSEYLVELGRALQANAEVFAQMIAREIGKPISQARGEVSKCVGLCQWYAEHGPAMLAPEPTQIEKARIEYRPLGPILAVMPWNFPVWQVLRGAVPALLAGNTYVLKHAPNVMGSAYLLADLFKRAGLPEGVFEVINVTPEGVTRAINDPRIAAITLTGSVRAGMAIGAQAGAALKKCVLELGGSDPFIVLADADLDAAVKAAVIGRYQNTGQVCAAAKRLIVEESIVEAFTHKFVEATRALTIGNPLDDATYIGPMARYDLRDELDGQVQATLAEGATLLLGGKKVEGAANFYEPTVFANVTPDMTAFKQELFGPVAAIISARDAEHAVALANDSEFGLAATIYTADYALAERMTATLDTGGVFINGYCASDPRVAFGGVKKSGFGRELSHFGVREFTNAQTVWLDRN; from the coding sequence ATGAGCGAGATCAGCAGCCTGACCCACGCCATCTCCGTCGACCCCTATAGCGGCGAACGGATCGGCCACTACGCCTTCGACACCGACGCCGCACTTGACGCGGCGCTGCAACGCGCCAAGGCCGGCTACAACCAGTGGCGCAACGTGTCGCTGGGTCAGCGCAGCGAGTACCTGGTCGAGCTCGGGCGGGCCCTGCAGGCCAACGCCGAAGTCTTCGCCCAGATGATCGCCCGCGAGATCGGCAAGCCGATCAGCCAGGCACGTGGCGAAGTCAGCAAATGTGTCGGCCTGTGCCAGTGGTACGCCGAGCACGGTCCGGCCATGCTGGCGCCGGAGCCGACCCAGATCGAAAAAGCCCGCATCGAATACCGCCCGCTGGGCCCGATCCTCGCCGTGATGCCATGGAACTTCCCGGTCTGGCAGGTGCTGCGCGGCGCGGTACCGGCGCTGCTGGCGGGCAATACCTATGTGCTCAAACACGCGCCCAACGTAATGGGCAGCGCCTACCTGCTGGCCGACCTGTTCAAGCGCGCCGGCCTGCCTGAAGGCGTATTCGAGGTGATCAATGTCACCCCCGAAGGCGTCACCCGCGCCATCAACGACCCGCGCATCGCCGCTATCACCCTCACCGGTAGCGTGCGCGCCGGCATGGCCATTGGCGCGCAGGCCGGTGCGGCGCTTAAGAAGTGCGTGCTGGAGCTGGGCGGCTCCGATCCGTTCATCGTACTGGCCGATGCCGACCTCGATGCTGCCGTGAAGGCCGCCGTGATTGGCCGCTACCAGAACACCGGCCAGGTCTGCGCCGCCGCCAAGCGCCTGATCGTCGAAGAAAGCATTGTCGAGGCGTTCACCCACAAGTTCGTCGAGGCCACCCGTGCGCTGACCATCGGCAATCCGCTGGACGACGCCACCTACATCGGCCCGATGGCACGCTACGACTTGCGCGATGAACTCGATGGCCAGGTCCAGGCAACCCTTGCCGAAGGCGCCACCCTGCTGCTGGGGGGCAAGAAGGTCGAAGGCGCGGCCAACTTCTACGAGCCGACCGTGTTCGCCAACGTCACTCCGGACATGACCGCGTTCAAACAGGAACTGTTCGGCCCGGTGGCGGCGATCATCAGCGCTCGTGACGCCGAGCACGCGGTGGCGCTGGCCAACGACAGCGAGTTCGGCCTGGCCGCGACCATCTACACCGCCGACTACGCCTTGGCCGAGCGCATGACCGCTACGCTGGACACCGGCGGCGTGTTCATCAACGGCTACTGCGCATCCGACCCCCGTGTGGCGTTCGGTGGCGTGAAGAAAAGTGGCTTTGGCCGCGAGCTGTCGCACTTCGGCGTGCGCGAGTTCACCAATGCCCAGACGGTGTGGCTGGATCGCAACTGA
- a CDS encoding tRNA (adenine(22)-N(1))-methyltransferase: MNEHTLSMRLERVAAHVPAGARLADIGSDHGYLPVALARRAAIVAAVAGEVALTPYEAARRTVRENGLEDRITVRHANGLAAIEPGDGITAITLCGMGGETIRDILEAGKQHLGGHERLVLQPNGGEPALRQWLMDNDYRIVGEEVLRENRFDYEIIVAERADAVTYTAEELYFGPLLMQARSPAFLFKWQRMLRQKQQTLANFARARQPVPEDKLREMTRQARWISDLLA; encoded by the coding sequence TTGAACGAACACACATTGTCCATGCGTCTGGAACGGGTGGCCGCCCATGTGCCGGCCGGGGCGCGCCTGGCCGATATCGGCTCGGACCATGGCTACCTGCCGGTGGCGCTGGCGCGCCGCGCTGCGATTGTCGCGGCGGTGGCCGGCGAGGTGGCGCTCACGCCCTACGAGGCTGCACGACGCACCGTGCGCGAGAACGGCCTGGAGGATCGCATCACCGTGCGTCATGCCAACGGCCTTGCGGCCATCGAACCGGGTGACGGCATCACCGCGATCACCCTCTGCGGCATGGGCGGCGAGACCATTCGCGATATTCTCGAGGCCGGCAAACAGCACTTGGGCGGGCACGAGCGCCTGGTCCTGCAACCCAACGGCGGCGAGCCGGCGTTGCGCCAGTGGCTGATGGACAACGACTACCGGATCGTCGGTGAGGAAGTGCTGCGGGAAAACCGTTTCGACTACGAGATCATCGTCGCCGAACGTGCCGACGCGGTCACCTACACGGCTGAGGAGCTGTATTTTGGTCCGCTGCTGATGCAGGCGCGTAGCCCGGCCTTCCTGTTCAAATGGCAGCGTATGCTGCGTCAGAAGCAACAGACCCTGGCCAACTTCGCCCGGGCACGTCAACCGGTGCCCGAGGACAAGCTGCGGGAGATGACCCGCCAGGCACGCTGGATCAGCGACCTGCTGGCTTGA
- a CDS encoding RHS repeat-associated core domain-containing protein: protein MTSNRLAVIDQQRSVLGSSSLPRAYTPYGAVSDKRGAVLAYCGQARDSLTGHYHLGNGHRTFNPLLMRFNSPDRLSPFAVGGLNVYAYCMGDPVNRNDPTGRVATLNVALYTAGGYASGKLHEHLLTLWNMFSYNVDRAKALTLDPAAARDLPALSKRDVGQAVLGAVTSTVAFAVAAGGTYNELQMSAKAVDIIPAAPGVSDPVGEIVLPVLNLLTAGASKMSDAMAGDLSGKYKELARKGSEKVQELNARGASIRQPDGASQGRRASRTSTLTTNSV, encoded by the coding sequence ATGACTTCCAACCGTTTGGCTGTGATCGACCAGCAGCGATCAGTGTTGGGGAGCTCCAGCCTGCCTAGGGCTTACACGCCGTATGGGGCGGTTTCTGATAAGCGTGGAGCAGTTTTGGCCTATTGCGGCCAGGCCCGTGATTCACTGACAGGCCATTACCACCTGGGCAATGGGCATCGGACCTTTAATCCTTTGCTGATGCGGTTTAACTCGCCCGATCGATTGAGTCCGTTTGCGGTGGGGGGCTTGAATGTCTACGCGTACTGCATGGGTGACCCTGTTAACCGGAACGATCCAACGGGGCGTGTCGCGACGTTGAACGTGGCGTTGTACACGGCTGGCGGGTATGCGTCAGGGAAGTTGCATGAGCACTTGCTGACCCTTTGGAACATGTTCAGTTACAACGTGGACAGAGCAAAGGCACTGACGCTAGATCCAGCAGCGGCCAGGGATCTACCGGCGCTTTCCAAAAGGGATGTAGGACAAGCTGTACTCGGCGCTGTGACCAGTACTGTTGCATTTGCTGTTGCGGCAGGCGGTACGTACAACGAGCTTCAGATGAGTGCCAAGGCTGTCGACATCATTCCAGCTGCCCCTGGCGTATCTGATCCAGTTGGGGAAATCGTTCTACCGGTGCTCAATCTTCTGACCGCTGGTGCCTCCAAAATGAGCGATGCCATGGCTGGGGACTTGAGTGGGAAGTATAAAGAACTTGCTCGCAAGGGGTCAGAGAAAGTCCAGGAGTTGAACGCCAGAGGGGCGTCTATAAGACAACCTGATGGTGCCTCACAAGGAAGACGAGCTAGTCGGACGAGCACCCTGACTACTAATTCGGTTTGA
- the ptrR gene encoding putrescine utilization regulator PtrR: MDLVQLEMFKAVAEHGSISAAAQQIHRVPSNLTTRIKQLEEDLGVELFIREKSRLRLSPAGWNFLEYTRRILDLVHEARLTVAGEDPQGTFALGSLESTAAVRIPALLAAYNQRYPKVDLDLSTGPSGTMLEGVLSGRLVAAFVDGPVLHPTLEGMPVFEEEMMVIAPLNHPPVSRARDVNGSSIYAFRANCSYRHHFESWFVHDQAVPGKIHEMESYHGMLACVSAGAGLAMMPRSMLDSMPGCSTVSAWPMAEDFRYLKTWLVWRRGTVSRSLSMFIKLLEERRELPAP, from the coding sequence GTGGACCTGGTGCAACTCGAGATGTTCAAGGCCGTGGCCGAGCACGGCAGCATCAGCGCCGCCGCCCAGCAGATCCATCGGGTACCGTCGAACCTGACCACCCGCATCAAGCAGTTGGAGGAAGACCTGGGCGTCGAGCTGTTCATTCGCGAGAAAAGCCGCCTGCGCCTGTCGCCGGCCGGCTGGAACTTCCTTGAATACACCCGGCGCATCCTCGACCTGGTGCACGAGGCGCGGTTGACCGTGGCGGGCGAGGATCCCCAGGGCACCTTCGCCCTGGGTTCGCTGGAGAGCACCGCGGCGGTGCGCATCCCGGCCTTGCTGGCGGCGTACAACCAGCGCTACCCCAAGGTCGACCTGGACCTGTCCACCGGCCCGTCGGGGACCATGCTCGAAGGCGTGCTGTCCGGACGCCTGGTGGCGGCCTTCGTCGATGGCCCGGTGCTGCACCCGACGCTCGAGGGCATGCCGGTGTTCGAGGAAGAGATGATGGTCATCGCGCCGCTGAACCACCCGCCGGTCAGCCGCGCCCGTGATGTCAACGGGTCGAGCATCTACGCGTTCCGCGCCAACTGCTCGTACCGCCACCATTTCGAGAGCTGGTTCGTCCACGACCAGGCGGTGCCGGGCAAGATCCACGAAATGGAGTCGTACCACGGCATGCTCGCCTGCGTCAGTGCCGGCGCGGGTCTGGCGATGATGCCGCGCAGCATGCTTGACAGCATGCCGGGGTGCAGCACGGTTAGCGCCTGGCCGATGGCCGAGGACTTCCGCTACCTGAAGACCTGGCTGGTGTGGCGGCGGGGCACGGTGTCGCGCAGTTTGAGCATGTTCATCAAGCTGCTCGAAGAGCGTCGTGAGCTGCCCGCGCCCTGA
- a CDS encoding RidA family protein yields MANTDIIYTPDPDADSISSDVAEYNGILVSTQIPVQADGSLELGDITTQCECTLQALKVALERAGSSMDRVLHLTIYLTDMADRAAFNEVYQRFFKKPWPVRAAVGVAALAFEGMRVEVTAMAAKG; encoded by the coding sequence ATGGCAAACACCGACATTATCTACACCCCCGACCCGGACGCCGACTCGATCTCCTCGGACGTTGCCGAGTACAACGGCATCCTGGTCAGCACCCAGATCCCCGTGCAGGCCGACGGCAGCCTAGAGCTGGGCGATATCACCACCCAGTGCGAATGCACCCTGCAGGCGCTCAAGGTCGCCCTGGAGCGCGCCGGCAGCTCGATGGACCGGGTACTGCACCTGACCATCTACCTGACCGACATGGCCGACCGGGCGGCGTTCAACGAGGTGTACCAGCGGTTCTTCAAGAAGCCATGGCCGGTGCGCGCGGCGGTGGGCGTGGCTGCGCTGGCGTTCGAGGGGATGCGTGTGGAAGTGACGGCGATGGCGGCCAAGGGCTGA